The nucleotide sequence GAAAACAAATGCAGACAAAGAAATGTACCTGTATTTTTCTTGTAGAATTGGACCAGGGAAGTCGAATCCCTTGAGCCATGATATTGAACCCTTGTTGTCACATTGATCAGCATTACAGCTGGAAAGCTGTGAATACCATTTCTTGAGAGGACACTGGATAGCATGTGAAAATTtatcaaatgaaataaaaatgtcCATAAAGCATGGATGCATATCTTAGTAAGGCAAATGAACCTGTATAATTTGGTACTGCATACCTTGGCATGACTGATGATTCTTCAACTAATAAATGTTTTATTTGAGGAAACATGGAACTAAGAGCATCAAACATAGGTCGAGTATTGGATGAGAACGGGCACCACGATGCATAGAAAAGGATAGAGTAATAAGCACTTTGCTTGCCAGATAGCTCTCTCTCAAATGTCTCTCCACTCAccttcaaaatgaaaaagaaaaaaacagatttaTCTGCAGTCCGTAATTCACAGACAAATTGAAAGAAGTGGTTAGCAATTTCAGTAACAAACACAAACAATCCATCGCAATTGTCGAAGCAGCATCAAAGGATTGCCTTGCAAAATCTATGCAAGAATCACGGATCAATTGCCAGCTCTAGTTGCTAAGAAATTACAGGGTCGACTGAATGGATTGGAGAATTTGTTTGAGACAACTGAGAAATATTTTTCCATCATTTTTcactttccttttcttcttgatCCTTTCCTCCATGCACGTCCTCTTTACTTTTATACAGCTGTGCAACCCCACTATAATTTCAGTATAATATGTCCCATATGATATCTAAAACAGGCCATTGTTACACAAGATTAGATTAGTAGTCATAAGtagttgagaattttttttttccaaagatcAGGACTAGTCTGATTAGTCAACAACAATGATGCCAGTTACATGCATCTTGTCCTCCGCCATCAAGCTCCGTTGAGTATTGAGAGCATATCACTATCTAATTAAAAACCACCAATATTCTTCTATCATTTCTAATGTTACTCTTAGATCTTCTTTTCACTAACCATAATTGGCTTCTCTCATTTAAACCGATGCATCAACAGTTTTCCCTCATTTATACTCTAATCAAAACTATCTTAATTGTTCATGAGCATGTTTGATCTTACAattatctaataatttttttccttcACTCTAAAGGGTACATGACATAACAATCTTTCCTATCATATGTGAACACAAATTTATCAAAGAGGAGTAAAAGAAATTAGAAGGTAAGTGTATATATTCAGATAGGGAAAAAAGAAATTAGAAGGGAAGTGTATATATTCAGATAGGGAAAGGACAATagagcacaataagaaaattgtgAGCAACACCTACTTTGTACAGACATACAATATTTTATTCACTTCTTCAATTTAGCTGCCATCAGTGGGGCTCCTGATCATATAGAATAGCAAGTTATAATAAAAATGACCTTGTTAATCCCTTCAAGAAGTTAGCCTGGAAACCAAATGCTCCTAAACTAATAGCTGATCTTCTGGCTTCAGGAAGTGCATACTAGAAGTTAAATAATAAGCATACCTAGTTAAAACTCACAGAAAGTGGCATTATGTGGTAGAAAATGGCTGACACTCTGATTCTGTCAAGTGGACATCATTCAGCTTAAGAATGAAAAATATAATGCCCAATCAAAGGCAAAATAACAAAATTTACACGCAGATACCATGAGTTATCTTTTACAACTTACACCATCAAAACTGACAAATGCATCTCGGCTTGTTCTCTAGCAAGAGAAGAAACCATGAGCCTTGCATATTCTTTAACATCCAATTTTGATAGAAAGATCAAGTAAAACTAGCATCCAATAGAACTCTTGAGGAGGAGGGGGAAAAATCCTGGCTTTTTGAGTAATATTAGGAATCCATCTGTATTGCATGTATAGGACTCTAAAACAGTCGGCAACCAACTTTGTAAAAATAACTCCTAGTTCTACCATCCCTTTATCTCCCTCAGTCTCTGCTTCTTGAATCAGCTAGATTATGCAccaattcctttttttttaattaaaaaaaataaagcagCCTATTCAAACAAACGAAAGAATACGCTCCAAAAATTCAAACTGAGCATAATCTAAAGCTTCAGATATCATAAAAGTTTGGTTTTTCATGCTTCATGTACGGCATATTTCATTAAattgaaaaaagaaacaaaacaatcAACCACATAATTACAAAGCAACTACAAATGCATCAATCAAAACCAAATAACTACCATATTTCCATATGACAACACACGGGAACCCAAAAATGTCAAaacatcatatcaataaacaatcATGAGGGCTTTCGATCTTGCCACGGACTTAAAACATTCCACGAAAAATCAAAACCCAAAGAATCTCATAACCCGACGCAAACCCCAAACCAACAGAAGCGTACAAGAAGAAAGCTCACACCGTTCGATTAATACAACGATCATACCAAGGgcagaagaaaaagaagcaattacacgaTTTCATGGCAAAGAAGCGTACCTCCTGAGGCGAAGACAGCTCGATCCAAAGAGGGCATTGAGATTCGATGCCGTCGAGGAAGGCCAGGTCCGAACGGGGGCAGAGAGGCGGCGCCGCGGCGGCGCGGTTACGAGGAAAGGTGAGGGcacaaaggaagaagaagaggaggaaagcgAGGAGGGGTCGAGCGGATCCGGCCATGGACAAAGAGAGGAAGAAGGCAATCGAAAGGGCGAATTCGAGGTCGAGAAAAGGGCAAACTTTTCTACCCTTTCAACTCGGTCTATTCCTCATATACGACATACGATCGGATGCGGGTCGGATCCAAACTGAATCCGATAAGAATAATTCCCCGTCCTTTTTCACCTTGGCTCTATCAGGTCTTCGAGCCACAGAACTCCATTTCTTCACCGCCTAAGATTGAAACACCAATGCATGATGTCAAAAAACAATACTTAAACATGTTGTTGACAGAGTAAACAAGTAATTGGTGATTTTGGTACAACAAGTCAATGATATAACAATAACTTGTTACAAATTCAAGCAATCACAGACATAAAAGTTAATATGTACTATCAGGTCTTCGAGCCACAGAACTCCATTTCTTCACCGCCTAAGATTGAAGTACCAATGCATGATGTCAAAAAACAATACTTAAACATGTTGTTGACAGAGTAAACAAGTAATTGGTGATTTTGGTACAACAAGTCAATGATATAACAATAACTTGTTACAAATTCGAGCAATCACAGACATAAAAGTTACTATGTAATGGAGAAATCCACTATTACTTACAGCAATGTGACACCAGTGAAGGCAGCTCACTGATCAACTTGAACAGGTACCTTGATTGGATTAGCTATCAGAGACCAGCATTTAGATAGCCAACTTGGGTACGTGACATTTTTGCACGGATCCTATCCATCACTTAAGATGGACTACTGCTCATCAGAAACAAATTGAAACATTAGCTCAACCTTCTTTTTCTTGGGCACTGAAGTGGCTGATCTATCATTTTCCTGAAAGTATATTTCcacatcacaataatgagatcacaTAATTAGTTTTGTGAGGAACCTTCATGAATGAATAATCAAAATTAAGCTGTGCAAGATTTAAATCCTAAAATTTTGTGGAAATAACACATTGTAATACCAGTATAGCATGCTAAAATGCATCGAAATAGACTTTCCAGAGCAAGAAAGAAGGACAGCATCCATAAAATTTGCATTTCAAACAAAGGACAGCTTTTGAGATGTTGGCATTTGTTCTGTGCATTTTCTGACGTGAACTTTGTTATCTGACCATGAAGTGGGTGATTTGCCATCAGCCATCTGCATTTGCCCCAGTAGAAAGGTTGAGCTACCTCAACCTGCTGCTTGCACTTTCAGCTGCTTCACCttgtcttcttttctctttttattttgtGATGACATCCTCTGGAATTTTTGCATAGTTTATTAGAGCTCAGGAAAAGAGATAAGTGTGTTTTTTATACAATAAGTGCTTGCTTTGACTAAAATAGCATTGTTCATTTCCTTTCTGCAGACAACATAAAGTGGCAGCTTAGCTGGTACCTCTAGCTTTCGAATATTAGATGGTTAGAACTTTTAGGAATTCCCTAAATTTGACCACCATGGCATATCATATGAATATATTAATGTGTTGAAAGTTAAAAACAAAACAAAGTGAGGATCACTGTTGATGTAAAGGCAGCAAGAAAAACCATATGAATTAGCTACGTTAAGGACAACAAAAGCTTCAGGGCATGGTAAATGCATAAAAAGGCAAGACAAATAGAgtggagaaaaagaaaaggatcaGAATTCAGATCTAAAAGATTTGGCtgattttcatatctcatattttGTAATTTTGAGGTACCAAAGGTTGATAAGATCAGAAAATATATATCTCGTAGCTTCGGTGACCCAACCCAACATATTATCCCAGTTGTTTGGATAAAAGGATCTTAGCTACATGGCCCAAGAAAGCTTAGGCCCGAGTTTTTATAAGAAAGTCTGTCAAACCTTATATCACAACAAAATCCATTATCCACTTCCAACAGAGACTCATCATGACATATATAGGCCTTAGATATGTgaatatcaaaaaagaaaaaacctcatagtgCTTTTAGGACGTTATATAAAAACTACTACATGTAAAAGT is from Musa acuminata AAA Group cultivar baxijiao chromosome BXJ3-8, Cavendish_Baxijiao_AAA, whole genome shotgun sequence and encodes:
- the LOC135645923 gene encoding 5'-adenylylsulfate reductase-like 5, coding for MAGSARPLLAFLLFFFLCALTFPRNRAAAAPPLCPRSDLAFLDGIESQCPLWIELSSPQEVSGETFERELSGKQSAYYSILFYASWCPFSSNTRPMFDALSSMFPQIKHLLVEESSVMPSVLSRNGIHSFPAVMLINVTTRVQYHGSRDSTSLVQFYKKNTGLNPVIYLEIEQLSSERVRSHVPHVESARELISHEPYLTFSIFFICLKIIMCFFPVIYSRIKAFWVSHAWPLNSRVLCESSQLLEQALHVIDVKRLWSNLRLCNKTRNFQKGANNARAWASSLASVSLSESSSSRLALVDS